A window of Anthonomus grandis grandis unplaced genomic scaffold, icAntGran1.3 ctg00000400.1, whole genome shotgun sequence genomic DNA:
TGAAAATTGGTAGAAATGGAGTCTGTTCCATCCAGTTTTGAACAGTATAACTACCTTAATTCAACTCCAACTCTAACGCTTTTTATagacaaaagtacattttaggTCCTATAATCCTTCAGTGTCAACTTTAAATGCCGATAACTTTCTTTCTGGTTCATTTAAATCGATGAAAATTGGTAGAAATGGAGTCTGTTCCATCCAGTTTTGAACAGTATAACTACCTTTATTCAACTTCAACGCCAACGCTTTTTATAGCCAAAAGTACATTTTATGTCCTATAATCCTTCAGTGCCAAGATTTACTTGcccataactttcttcctggtcaATTTGAATCGATGAAAATTGGTAGAAATGAAGTCTGTTCCATCCAGTTTTGAACAGTATAACTACCTTAATTCAACTCCAACTCTAACGCTTTTTATagacaaaagtacattttaggTCCTATAATCCTTCAGTGTCAACTTTAAATGCCGATAACTTTCTTTCTGGTTCATTTAAATCGATGAAAATTGGTAGAAATGGAGTCTGTTTCATCCAGTTTTGAACAGTATAACTACCTTAATTCAACTCCAACTCTAACGCTTTTTATagacaaaagtacattttaggTCCTATAATCCTTCAGTGTCAACTTTAAATGCCGATAACTTTCTTTCTGGTTCATTTAAATCGATGAAAATTGGTAGAAATGGAGTCTGTTTCATCCAGTTTTGAACAGTATAACTACCTTAATTCAACTCCAACTCTAACGCTTTTTATagacaaaagtacattttaggTCCTATAATCCTTCAGTGTCAACTTTAAATGCCGATAACTTTCTTTCTGGTTCATTTAAATCGATGAAAATTGGTAGAAATGGAGTCTGTTCCATCCAGTTTTGAACAGTATAACTACCTTTATTCAACTTCAACGCCAACGCTTTTTATAGCCAAAAGTACATTTTATGTCCTATAATCCTTCAGTGCCAAGATTTACTTGcccataactttcttcctggtcaATTTGAATCGATGAAAATTGGTAGAAATGGAGTCTGTTCCATCCAGTTTTGAACAGTATAACTTCCTTAATCCAATTCCAACTCTAACGCTTTTTATAGCCAAAAGTACATTTTAGGTCCTATAACCTAATAATCCAATCAAGTTTCTCAAAAATACCTTTATAATTgaactattaataaataattatcagaTACGTCTAATAACGCTCTCAGAAACTGCCACAACACGAAATGTAACCCTTTTCTGGATGACAAATCTCGACATACTCACTGCTATAAAATCAAAAGTGACAGCGTTGTGAAATACACAAATCTTGATGGTAATAGAagagaatttattaattctacaTTCAAATAAACAGACGGTTATTAtagcaaaaatatatttatatttaatatcaataaactCAGCCTTAAAACGTCACAAATATGAAGTTCGTTCAGTGTTCACCATCTGTGATTAAAATTGATCCCGACCCTTTTGTCCAAATTCTGGCTTCCACCTGGACCTCCGAAGTGATGGGTGGCGCCCCCTCCAACGTTTATTGTAGACTCTCCAAATCGGTTTTTGTTTGACCAGGCAGGAACCATTGCATCTACACCTACATTATGTCCGTAACCGTTAGCATGACCGTAGGACAGACTTCCACCAGAACCTGAAATGGACGTTATTCTGTTatgttcatttatttaatttatttaatatactggATAACAATGTTTGAATTACATTAATTACAATTGATTTACCACGGTAATatttataatgataataataggcctttatttttaacatttcggCGAACTTCTGCATAGCTGTTATTAACCGAGCATACACACATACATAAGATTAAATTTACATATGGGCAACTTAAGGTACTAACTAAGCAATACTACTAacttttgtaattataaaggtatACAGAAGGTAACACAAGCGTAGGaatgacattttataaaatcactaaaaaaattttgacattctATGGCGTAAGTATATTACTTTTACCTACTAACAATTTAAACTTGGCTAAGTAAATGTtgcttatattttaatttttttaaatgtcaaaaatggtAGGTCTGACAGTTTGCAGGTAggtattaacatttaaaaatggtcAAAAGAGGTACAaccccaagcaacacatcatatattattatctttaaatatggatttatttaatgatttttttagtagaCTTTTGGTTATGGTATATTCATCAACCGTATATCGTcaaggtttatttattaaactgtagaatgtACGtatgtatatcatatactattctcTTTACAAAAGtgggaaaattatataaaataacagaCTTTTCCCTCTACATCCAAGACAAGCCACTAATAAATCTTACCGTTTGGATTTTGGAACCCTACAACTCCGCCTTGAACTTTTCCGTTAGCACCGCCCCCTCCAAAGCCCTGAGGACCCTCTctgtaaaaatgaaaaaaaaattccattattccaTATTTTTAACCACTATTAACAAGTTCCTATTCAAGATTACTTAAATACTAACAAAACAActccaaaaaattaaacaaaactcaAAACTCACCGAACCTACTTCAGGAGCCTacaaatttttccagaaaactaGCTAAAGAACTTACGATCTTCTAATATATGCTGCTCTTTCTAATACACTATAGTTAATAACATTTACCTTCTTTGTCTAATGAGAACGTCACCCTCCTGGTTTAATACTGGAACAGCCGATACGGCAGCAGCAGCAAACACTGCAACTAAAACGAATAACTGGGCGTTCATTTTTACggttgtttattaattaaattaattaaagtagtACTGTGAAGTAATATTATCTTATAATGCTGTTGCAAGCTACACatcttatatatatattcgGATTTCAAAGAGGTAATTCACAGTATCCAAAAAGCCCCGAGACCCACATGTTTGTTTATCGTTACTATCGGTATGTTAGGTCAATAACCAGTGTAAAGTACCGAAGTAAAAGCGAACGGTTTCTTCGAGGAAATAATCAGggtcattaataaaattaatctgAATGTACAATTATGTTATCATGGTTGTAGTTGTATCTGGTTATTTTTGCGCAATAATAATTgccaaattattaataataatttttcagtatttttgtcTTTTATGGGACCATTACCGAAATTTCCCTCTTAACGTTCTGTTATGGTTTTACTATggtcattaataatttcaggtGCTTTGCTGAAACTATCCCTTAGTATAGTATGAAGTTCGTGTTGAATACATAAATTGCTTTTTCGCAAATAATTCATTTCAGTTATCCCCATATGCAAGCAAAAGTCAAAGGGGTTCAAGTCTGGGCTTCGTGCGGGCCAATCCACGTCATACGCAATAAGTAGCCAGACAGTGACAATGACAACATTCATAATAATTCATTGTGTAAACAATCTATGCCCTCTAtgacgtaatttaaaattaaaaaaaaactatttgccatataaaacaaaaaacattgtcCAAATTAAGTTTATGGacaaaattcgaaaaaaatagattaaatttaTCAGCCTGTATCTTGGTGGTCTTGGTGACTTTCGAACTAGAAAAATTCAACttaacctcattttttttttcaaagggaATGtgccattaaaatatttaccagtaTTTATGGGATGTTGGTGAATTACTGTGTTCTTTAATGGAATCcgatataaatataaaagttttattaacaaaccgttttaaattaatatacctATTTAATTTGGAGTTTTCCCATAGGTGTCTTATTAtgttctataattttttagaaatttttttttatataaaatatatttttttaaattcttttgaatCAAACAACGTGAACTATAGTCATGACAAGTGAGTATAGTCCACGTTATAAcggaagtttaaaaaaatttaagttaagaaataaaatgaaaaaaaaaataaattgaaacgccgtcaatatttaattgttaaaggacggtactaaaattattatcttGTTAATATGTATTCATAATTAACTGTAAAGTTGGACAAAAGCTACCCTTAATGATTTACGTTGTTTTGAGGCTACCTACTTGTTTAATTTCCTTTTCATAATTTGTcatgtaaattatatatttttgttttatttaaattctaagCTAACAGTAAAAAGACCATACAAAAATAGGTCCCAATGCACTATTTAAAATGTAGATACATAAAAATAGggaaaacatataaattaaacaaagacatatttattatttaagtaccTTACacattatagtttttttttaattaagtttgatataattatatatatgtgtattaataaatatttaatacaaaaacgtgctattagattggatattatggacaaaaatcagtgatttttcaaaagaatttcttactgggcaaaggtttggggtgggtggggggttaagggttgttttaataaaaaaacaatgtttctgcagaaaatatataagcaatttttaatttaataacactgtttatttaaatttgatataatttgatatattgataaatatttaatacaaaaacagttttattaaattgattggatattatggacgaaaaacagtgatttttccaaagaatttcttactgggcaagtgtttggggtgggtggggggttaagggttatgttaatgaaaaacaatgtttttgcagaaaatatataagcAATATTTACTTGAATAAcactgtttctttaaatttgatataattttatatataaatatttagtataaaaacagcgttgttagattggataatatgaaggaaaaacagtgatttttcagaagaatttcttactgggcaagtgtatggggtgggtggggggggtaagggttgttttaatgaaaaacaatgtttctgcagaaaatatttatttacttatttatttatttatttatttccaaattacaATTTAACCTATATTACTTTCCTTAATTCTAAAGCgtgtaaagaaataaataataagtaaaccAGTGGTTTGTGCGTGGGTTTAgagttataatttaaatttacccaaTACCTAATAATAGCATAAATATATACAACAATAAGCaaactttatattaataataaatgagtgCCCCATTATATTAGGGATTATTTTTCCTGTTTTAATCTATCCCATTTAATGAATGTTTATGTTAGCGTTAGGTCGATATATCAACATTTTATTGTAGTTTTCCTTCTTTCTTCCtccttctttctttttttttcttctttctttccTTACCCTAGTAATACAATGAACGAATTCTCACGCATTGATCCCAATATTCACTTTTATCTAACTTCAAAATTGTcttgattatttttgttaattaggttTAGAATCTATATAAGTTTATATACTTTATGCAAGCTGTTCTACCTTGCTCCAGTAACCATTTTTTTAGGCCTGTTTTAAAAgatggaatatataaaatatttcttaagttcTGTGGAATGAAGCGGTATACATGTGGTCCCAAGAATTGTAGAGATCTTTGCCCAATTCTTTTATATGTCCTGtcagttttatttatcttattatttttatgtctaGTATTGTGATCGTGTGTAATGTTTTGTATAtatgaaattgaattaaataacactgtttatttaaatttgttataattatataaatatgtatattgattaatatttaatataaaaacatcgttattagattgaatattatgGACTTGgaattcaaaagaatttcttactgtgCAAGTGTTTGAGGTGGGTGTGGTTGTTTTAATCAAAAACAATGtcttttacagaaaatatataagcaatatttaatttaataacactgtttatttaaatttgatattattatacagggtggccatttgaaaacgagacagagcctattttgggtccctcagaacatttgcgaaaaaatcctcggacccgtcaatatTTGATTCAAGgggaaaccatttttttgctagtttcgcccccctgagggcaaagccctagcgggggtgacaagggcccccaaaattttaaatggaacggggggtcgagtgataccttattttgaaggtatttttatgtggattataaccctaaagttttaaatcgttactatttgcctagtcgatacaggggctaataaaagttacaaaaacatgtcaacattttttatgaaaaaaaatgtttataaatttagcagttaaataaatacaaaaaatgttgttctcctacattgtgaaccgtactttctgttgtttttttttttaatacccgtaggtatctatgccaattctgcaagggaactcttggttattgttgagactgttattatagcaacattttgaagtttaatagtgcttgtcaattactgctgtcaaatcatagtgtgtcaaacacatagctctttaaagttagttagttacaatattgagtgtgataatggtttattcacttgctgaaagagatgaaattatttctcttttctttgcgaacaatgaaaatgctaatagaactgcccacctctttaacacactacaacaccctaatcgacaggtccatcgcaagtacattttggaattggttcaaaaatttagggaaactgggtctgtggctaataaaaagcgcgaaatggataatccagtggtgaatgaagcttcagaagtagctattttaggccatatagtgcaagatcctacactgagcacatggaagttatcaaccgtgtctggtattaagagaagcagcattcagaagatattaaaaaaaaacaagtttcattaGTACAAAATGCATCTTgtacaagaactaaacgaagacggttttgataggcgagtacaattttgtgaaactatatctgaacaagccgccaatgatccacactttctatttaatgtatgtttttctgacgaatgctcctttttcctaaacggtactgtgaatcgtcacaactgtcgctatcgggctgattcaaatcccagaaAATTTCGTGCggtgcatacacaacatcctgaaaaattaaatgtttgggctggcatttttggtaaacatatcgtaggcccctttttttacctggcaatttaacaggagagatgtacctggagttattaggaaatacaattcatccagcattagtggatatactagaaaataacaacgagtacttggaaaatcgtctagtatttcagcaagatggggcgccaccccactatgctgcaagggttcgtcaatatttggaccaaacgtttccaggacaatggattggaaaaagaggagctattgaatggcctcctcgttccccggacttaagcccgttagattttttttatggggccatttaaaaactaaaatttatgctagtcagccaacatcgctagaccatttgcgacaaagaataattgatgaatgtcgtcaaatcaccccagaaattttgcaaaatgcacGGGAAAGGTTTGATCAAAACCTGTgttattgtatggaagtcgaaggccaacattttgaacatttacttgattgattttatccttaagccctttatttaaaattatactttttaacattattttgtaacttttattagcgcctgtatcgactaggcaaatagtaacgatttaaaactttagggttataatccacataaaaataccttcaaattaaggtatcactcgaccccccgttccatgtaaaattttgggggcccttgtcacccccgctagggctttgccctcagggcgGCGAagctagcaaaaaaatggttctcccttgaatcaaaaattgaccgaggattttttcgcaaatgttctgagggactcaaaataggctctgtttcgttttcaaatggccaccctgtataaatatatattttgataaatattaatacaaaaacagtgttattaaatttgatattatggacgaaaaacagtgatttttcaaaagaatttcttactgggcaagtgtttggggtgggtggggggttaagggttatgttaatgaaaaacaatgtttttgcagaaaatatataagcaatatttaattgaataacactgtttctttaaatttgatataattttatatataaatatttagtataaaaacagtgttgttagattggataatatgaaggaaaaacagtgatttttcagaagaatttcataaaaaaaatttttttaatggtcaaagttctttaataataataataacgtatttatttagcttagctacaaaggtaatacataatatagataatataatacacatttaaagcttcaaaatttaaaagcataatttattaaaaaactttgaacACATGGCTTAGAAACTATTAGACGCATGACTTTTTCAATGGCACCAAACCATTCAGAAAgttccagatatttaaaaaatcctaaaaaaaattggtgaattattattagtttttccagtaaaaaatttcaaacttgaCCATTGTTGGACTATAAAACAAAAGTTCAACTTCTCCAATTAgtataatttttgcatttaaattgaaGCAATTTAGAAAGCTCTTAGTGATGCAAGGTTTCTGGCCATGCATACGTGTTAAACGAACCTAAATTAAACAGTTCCACTAAATTGGAAAGCAAAATTAACCAGCACAAAAGCTTGAAACAATTCTTGGAATTGGaaagaaaaacaatgatttttcaaaaacatttcttaCTAGGCAagtgtttggggtgggtggggggttaagggttgtgttaatgaaaaacaatgtttttgcagaaaatatatatgcaatatttaatttaatacactgtttctttaaattcgatataattttagatataaatatttagtataaaaacagcgttattagaatGCATAATATGATGGATAAACAGTGATTgatatgtcaattttttaaatgccaagaTATAAAATAGTATATGACATACGTATATTCGACAGTTTAGTAAATacaccttgaccatatacggttgataaatatatcaaaaccaAAAACTCACTAAATAATcgttaaacaaatatatatttaagtgtGGATTCATCCTCGACGTTTTCCTCATTCTTTAACAAAGAAAACATCATATACTGCTCTCATTTCAAACagttaaaacaaacaaaaactaacAGATTACGACTTAATCAACAAGTCCTGACCCCTGACTAATTTCTCCACGTTTAAGTCGGTACTTTATAGCAAGTGATTATTCACCCAAGAAACCGATAACGCAAGTGTAGGTCAGGTCTTCGGAAACTGTGAATTACCGtagcaataataatatataaaataagcaAATCGCTGTATAGCCACATCAGTTCATCCAAGtgcattaataaataataatgaacgCTCAGTTGTTTGCTGTTCTCTTAGTAGCAGTCATTGCTGCTGTATCAGCTGTTCCAGTATTAAACCAGCAGGAGGAGGAAGTCTTAATTAGACAAAGAAGGTATTATTTGTTGTAATCTTACTAGAGGAGGATATTGATGTAGTAAGTTTTACAGGCAAGGTCCTCAAGGCTTTGGGGCAGGTGGTGCCAATGGGAAAGTTCAAGGGGGAGGTGTAGGGTTCCAAAATCCAAACGGTAAGACTTGATTGTGTAACAAATCATGTTACCAATCATATTTCTACTTTAAGGATCAGGTGGAAGTGTTTCCTATGGACATGCCAACGGTTACGGTCACAATGTGGGCGTAGATGCCAAAGTGCCAGTGTGGTCAAGCAAGAACCGATTTGGAGAATCCACTTTGAATGTGGGAGGGGGAGCCACCCAACATTTCGGGGGCCCTGGAGGGAATCAGAACCTGGACAAGAGGGTCGGCGCTAGTTTTAACCACCGGTGGTGAAAACCGTCTTTTATTTGTGATTTATTAGGTCTGATTAtgaataaatttagattttattcaATCTAGTAAGCATTTTCTCTGTCATGTTGCTTTATATACCACTGGTTTAATTGTGAGTGAAAAATGGTGGTGAAAAAAGTGGTGACTGTGAGTTTAAAATGGAAGAACTCGAATTGAACCTTGAGCATTAGATGCAATAGATGTTGAAGGAATTTATATTGTTGCAACTTTGACCAATTTGACACAGCAATGTGAGCTTCTAGGCCTGCCAATGAGGTGTACTTTGGGTCTTATCCAAgtaacacatcatatattattatcgttaaatatatttattaaactgtagagtagacgtatatcatatactattctgtttacagAAGCGAGAACATttcgacatttaaaaaaattgacttgggatttacatatctagtttttaaattcgattactacacctcacatatttgatgaaattcttctaaaaaatcactgtttttcgtctatattattcagtctaataacgctgtttttatactaaagatttatacagggtgttcatttgaaaacttcccaccacggatttatcgaaaaccaatgtttaaaaaaaaaactccgaaatacctcaaaaagttttttcaagggggacaactttctaacctaaaattacttcaccccctttcaccctctgccccccagggtcatccccttaaaaattttaaatggcaaggggtatcgagtaatagcttgtttaaaaggtctttcgaagtcttttattttgacgtttgatttttttaaatcggtcgattcgttttcgagaaaattagaaaaatctttgtttaacttaatttgttcagagagaaaacaaaaacatgaaaatattagtttttatttcaataagtgttcaaaatgttgcccgttttggccgaacaatgatataggcgatgttcaaattcctgacggacattttcaaaaacatgttgtgggatatcatggcagctgtcgatgacgcgttgacgaagttcatccaaactttcaggttggggagtaaacacaatagatttcaaatgaccccatagaaaaaagtctaacggcgttatatcaggagatctagcaggccattctatagccCCCCCTCCctcccttcgccctatccatttatttgtaaactcgtcgtctagccattgctgaacgggaagaacatagtgaggaggaacGCCgacttgctggaaatatatttcagcttcatcaagtatagggtttccatcatcatcgatttggttttcaatggattcagtgataagcggataagagtttttttttttttttagtgtgaTGATTATTGACGAAGCCCACGAGAGGACTCTGCACACCGACATTTTATTTGGATTAGTCAAGGATATCGCCCGGTTTCGTCCTGACCTAAAGTTACTGATTTCCAGTGCAACCTTAGATGCTCAGAAGTTTTCGGAGTTTTTTGATCAAGCTCCTATATTTAGGATACCAGGTTAGTTCATGCATTTACAATTCATTCATgtaattgtattaatttttatttaaattaatacaatttttcataAACAAAATTCCTATGATGTTACCTAAAACTTAATACAATAGTCCTGTGGTGTAACatccataataattttttggtcaCTACTGCACAAAATGTttgatatttccaaaattattgcTGGGGCAGGCTTGAATCTTAGAAATTAGTTCAAAAGAACACTTTtgtgaatattatgctttttgtttcgtGAGAATACGTcatgtagtttttgagatatcggaGTTTAAAGTGGGTCCTCAACTTAAGCATGGATGATAGTTTTTTGGTTACTACTGCACAAAATGTTTGATGTTTCCAAAATTATTGCTGGGGCAGGCTTGAATCCTAGAAATTAGTTCAAAAGAACACTTTtgtgaatattatgctttttgtttcatgagaatacctcatgtagtttttgagatatcggaCTTTAAAGTGGGCCCTCAACTTAAGCATGGATGATAGTTTTTTGGTGACCACTGCACAAAAAGTccgatatttccaaaattattgcTGGGGCAGACTTGAATCTTAGAAATTAGTTCAAAAGAATACTTTtgtgaatattatgctttttgtttcatgagaatacctcatgtagtttttgagatatcggaCTTTAAAGTGGGCCCTCAACTTAAGCATGGATGATAGTTTTTTGGTGACCACTGCACAAAAAGTccgatatttccaaaattattgcTGGGGCAGACTTGAATCTTAGAAATTAGTTCAAAAGAATACTTTtgtgaatattatgctttttgttttatgagaatatgtcatgtagtttttgagatataggaCTTTAAAGTGGGTCCTCAACTTAAGCATGGATGATAGTTTTTTGGTCACCACTGCACAAAATGTtcgatatttccaaaactattgctAGGGCAGGCTTGAATCTTAGAAATTAGTTCAAAAGAACACTTTtgtgaatattatgctttttgtttcatgagaatatgtcatgtagtttttgagatatcggaCTTTAAAGTGGGTCCTCAACTTAAGCATAGAAGAAAGTTTTTTGGTCACCACTGCACAAAAAGTTCgatatttccaaatccattgctAGGGCAGGCTTGAATCTTGGAAATCATTTCAAAAGAACACTTTtgtgaatatcatgctttttgtttcatgagaatacgtcatgtagtttttgagatatcggaCTTTAAAGTGGGTCCTCAACTTAAGCATggataatagtttaaaaatcaTTCTATTAAAATTTCTGTACTATTTTTGTATCTGCCATATTCAGGCAGACGCTTTCCGGTGGACATTTACTACACAAAAGCCCCGGAAGCGGACTACGTGGACGCGTGCGTCATCTCCATCCTCCAAATCCACGTCTCCCAACCTCTGGGCGACGTCTTGGTATTCCTGACGGGTCAGGAGGAGATCGAAACGTGCCACGAACTCTTACAGGACCGCATCAGACGATTGGGCTCGAAAGTTCGAGAAATTCTCATTTTACCGGTATACGCGAACCTGCCGAGTGACATGCAAGCGAAAATCTTCGAACCGACGCCACCTGGCGCCAGAAAAGTGGTACTGGCCACCAATATTGCCGAAACGTCGTTGACCATTGACAATATCGTTTACGTGATAGATCCGGGATTTGCCAAGCAGAATCATTTTAATTCCAGGACGGGCATGGAGAGTCTGATGGTGGTGCCGATATCGAAGGCGTCGGCCAATCAGAGGGCTGGGAGGGCGGGCAGGGTTGCTGCCGGCAAGTGTTTTAGGTTGTACACAGCATGGTCGTACAAGCATGAGTTGGAGGATAATACAGTGCCGGAGATCCAGAGGATCAACTTGGGAAATGCTGTTTTAATGCTGAAGGCTTTGGGTgagtttgttttaaaagttaGGTAAAGTGGTTTTTTGTATGGGCAACTAAGGTTATATGGAAAAAAAGTTCAACTGTGCTTGACACGATTAATTGCTTGTTCCGATATTGGGGCGAACATATTCataacccaaaaaaaaacttccgAACGAAATTATACTTTTGGCAGTATAACATTGTATTCTATGCCACATCtaacttaacttaaaattcgttctaatattttgtcattgcctattatttaatgtactataattTTAAGCTTGAAATTTTATAGTTGAATAGAATTAATAATGGAATGAATagagtccatattttgtaggagaatgtgtatataaagattacaaaatgaggaagtctttatctccaagaaaaatgcatgtaggtcacttgcacgtaaatgtattatgcattttggctgtataaacagccatcatcggatacagaacattacaaaaaacatatacgttcaccaaataa
This region includes:
- the LOC126749637 gene encoding uncharacterized protein LOC126749637; translation: MNAQLFVLVAVFAAAAVSAVPVLNQEGDVLIRQRREGPQGFGGGGANGKVQGGVVGFQNPNGSGGSLSYGHANGYGHNVGVDAMVPAWSNKNRFGESTINVGGGATHHFGGPGGSQNLDKRVGINFNHRW
- the LOC126749636 gene encoding attacin-A-like, which codes for MNAQLFAVLLVAVIAAVSAVPVLNQQEEEVLIRQRRQGPQGFGAGGANGKVQGGGVGFQNPNGSGGSVSYGHANGYGHNVGVDAKVPVWSSKNRFGESTLNVGGGATQHFGGPGGNQNLDKRVGASFNHRW